The Hirundo rustica isolate bHirRus1 chromosome Z, bHirRus1.pri.v3, whole genome shotgun sequence genome contains the following window.
GGAAGAGCTGAGCCCATTGTCATCCAGGTAAGCACAGAGCTCATCACCACGGATCCAAAACCTGGAAGTACAGCGGACATAACTTATTTCAGATGGGGCggcagaaaaaaggagaaaagtcaCACATAGGCTTCCCCCAGCTCCACTTCCCAGGCACCAACATGCCAAAATATCTATACATATTTCTTTTATAGGAATGGAACTAATTCAATATCAATATGCCAACACTGACACTGATCTATTTTTAAcataaaccccaaaactttgcaagaaaaaaacaaacttaaaataaaaaatctagACTTAGTATTTTCTCACCAAACACCAAATTTCTCACTAAATTTTCACACCACTCCCATCTTTTAGGtcaaaggggaaaacaaagacCAGTTCCAGACACACTGATGCCCTTCCCAAACATTGTCCCAAACATTGGTACCTCTGGATGTACCTCAAGTACAAGAAGAAATGCACATTTTGCAGCTGAGGAAACACCAACCAACAACACAGTAATGAAAAACATGGACTCACAGGTGAGATAGAGGTGAGCGGTTCACCCATTGCCATGGCTGCTCCACATCCTCCCGTGAAAGGCCAATCCAATGCTCTGAGATGCCTTTGTATCTCATCACAAAGCtctgaaagagaggaaaaggaaaggtttttatcttctttcaaCCAAAAATCTCAATTTTACCAGTTGCTCATGCTGCTTTAGGGCTTCTTTGGGGCTTGAACATTTCAATCTGCTGCCAAAAAGTGTCTTCTAGAAACAGGGGTTTATTCCTACAGTTGGCTTTGTTGAGGAACTTGAAGACACCCATGATGTCATAACCTCAAGGCCTTTTTCCCAACTTGTCACCCAAGATCTTCAAAAAAGATTTTGGAAGAGCAGCTAAAGAAACCAAAAGGTTTCTAATacattgcttttgttttttttccctgtgctgagCCACTCCTCATGTCTCCTTACCAAGTCCTCCTTGCTGTCCAGGATGGCCAAGGAAGCACCAAGTGCCAAGCAGTTGTCCTGGCTGGATGTCCAGTTCCCCTCAACCTCAGAAAAATAGTAGCATTTTTCTCTGTACCAGATCCAGTCGAATGGACACTGAAAGCAGGGCTGGGCATGAGGCTGAAAAGCCTCCACTGTCATTAAAAACAGAACAGTGTTAATGAGCAGCACCTTCCCCTTGCCTCTCAGAGGTGGGGGAGATCATCTTCCACCCCATGGCTTCCAAAGTCTTGCATCATCCTCAACTGtgggcaaagagaaaaattaagataCCAGGAGAAATCCTGTGAGAAAATAAGCTCAAATCATGGCCAAGCTTGTGATGCTGGTCAAGAAACACAGGTACTGCACATTCAAAGAAGGAGACAGGGTGGCAggcttaaaaaaccccacattttaaaaaggaatttcagAGTAGCCCTATCCCTAAACATGCCCTTGGGTGTTGCTCTCTATCATTAATGCAAAAGTAGTgaaaatgacaggaaaacaTCCTCTTATTCCCGTAGAGTTCTTGACTTGGTGAAACTCAGGCCAACATCTCCAGGCCCATTCTTCTCTGAAGAGAATACTTTTGTGTGACTGTTCTCCTGAAATGACTCTTCCTGTTGATTTTTTAGGGGTTTCTAGATGACCTCAGATCCCACAACAAGGGGGTGGGTTTGGTCTTCTGTAGAAAGACTGCTCTGAAATGTCCTTTTCCTCAAGGGAACAACAGCTTGGGTGGGCTTTGTCCTCCCCAGGAACATGGAAGTAGATCTGTCACAAATGCAACAACCCAAAATATCTCAGAGACATTACCCGTAAGACTAAAACTTCAACATTCACCTGCAAAAGCGATGGCTGTGATGAAAAGAGCCGTGAAGAGCACTGCCAGCATCACCTGACAGGCAACACGTGCCTCTGGTTTCATCTCCATGCTGTGACCTGCAGGAGAACAGACCTTCAGTGCCTCTGTGAgggctcccagggcagcagcacgCTACAGGTCATGCCAAGATGATGAAAGGTTGGTCTCGTACCAGTGGACTTGGTATAATTTTGGGTGAGAAATACCAAACATTCTTCTTCATGTGGAACaaaattagttaatttttttatttatgggAACTCTTTGGGGAACATCCTCCCCAGCTCCACATGCAAACTCCTGAAATGTACTATAAttaaatttttgctttaatttctgaGGTTTACCTCATTAATAAAGATAAGTggagttttttttctccacctaAACTAAGACACTTTGGGTCATGGTGCATCCATTTCTGTATCTTGTGATCCAGAATATGCCCTTTCCCTTCACCATGAGCAAAGAATATTCTATTTCCTAGGGGTTTTATCCAAAAATCTTAGTGTTTTCATCCAGTAGGACTTCCCCCATTTTTTGTTTAAGACTTTCCATTTTTGTCTCTGTCATATGAACCAAATTTCATGGGAAAACCCCTCTTCTTCctggaaaaatattagaaagtaAGTCAGAAGCCAAATAcgccaatatttttttttttaagttatattttaaaaattgaaattaacaaatgaaaatttttaaaaaaatctaatttgaaAAAGTCACAAATGTgctaaataaatttttttaaaaaatcttcaaaaatctTAGTCTCTGGTTGCGTAGAACAAGATGATGGAAAAGGCCCCAAAAGTCCCTTTTTTCACCTTATTGAGTGCCAAGGGCATGATAGAGATGGGAGCAAAATCAGGAGAGCTGAAGCAAGGCAAAAGAGAAAGCTGATTTCTCCATGGAAATAAgacaataataaatattttccaatgtGTCCAAACTGGACTTAAACACCAACTTTCTTTTTGGAATCTTCTACAGTTCAActcttcaaaattttctttactctaatccagaataatttttttaaaaaactggaatatttgggggggggggggggggggatatGCCTAAAATAACCAGTTACTCAAGAGCCATAGGAAGGGTTAATACTAAATTAGAATAACCCATCATGTGTGAAATTGGTCTGTTTAAAGCAAACATTCTACCTGCTAAGTAACAAAAATTCTCCCGCAAGGGAAGTGccagaaaaagctttttccccCCTACAACCTTacttcagctgtgttttgttctcaaattacagaaatatcaaaataaaacccaaacccactgaTTCTATAGTTCACTGCCCTACACTTACCTGCCGGCTTACTCCTTTCCATTCCCAAAAATCCAGAATAAACTCTAATTTCCTCCATTTTGGGAGTTCCACCTCTACAGGTGCTCTTGCCTCACCTGCCAAGCAAAGTTCCATCTATCAGAGGTGTCACAAAGACTCTCAATCCTCAATTATAATTTTCTCaccatttaaaattttctctctGCACCATATTTACACTTTTCTACCCAGCTGAAGTGTTCTCACACAATTAAAATATTGTCCCTGCAATTAAAATTTCCTCTCCCCCCCAATTAGTTTTATCCCCTTAATTATACTTTTCTCCCATCAGTTAAATTTTTCTCCCTGTAAGTCAAGTTTTCTCCCCATGAACTTCTATCCCAAATTAGTTTTCTCCACCAATTAAAACCTTCCCCTATTAAAGTCTCCTCATGTaacattttctctctgcaattaaaattttctgcaaTAATTAAAGTTTCCTCCCTGCAAACTTTCCCCCCATTAAAGTTTTTACTCCAATTAATATCTTCTCCCctcaattaatattttcttttcaattaatGTTTTCTCTCCAAAATTAAAGTTTTCTTCCCCCACTTAAAATAATCTCCCCCTATTAAAATCCTCTAAATTAAAATCTTCTCCTGCAGTTAAAAACTTCTCCCCGCAAGTGAAATTCTCTCCTCCACTCAAAGTTTAAGGCCACCTCCCCTAAGCACCCAGGCCCATCCCAAACCCTGTCACCTGTGTCTGCTTTGCGGCAACAAGCCCAGTGCTGCGGCACAAACTGCTCCTGTGAAGAgaaacaaagtatttaaaaaaaaaaaaaaagttgttttggtttattttattgttttctgaGGGATTTTCCTGTGCCTCCTCAAGGGCAATGAAGAAGGGGCTGCCTGCCCACAGCCACCTGCCCACCCACTGAAGCAGGAGTTCCCCTCCAGCTCCACCTGACATCACTTCACCCTCTTTTCCAGCATTTCTGGACTTTTTTTCTCAGCTAGGGAGATGGATTGTccaaaagtgctttttttaGTGTGCAGTTGGAGGAAACACTGATGGACATCACTCAGTGCCAGGATGTCAGGGCACCCCAGAACAGCCCTCATGAGGCTGAAGTACAAGGATGAAGTACAGTTCCCTTCAgcccatttaattttttttttttttttttactataaaaatatttttaaagtgttcttGTAATTAAGCTACCCAGCTGCAGGGTTTTACCCTAAAAcctaatttattttgtatttttaggGGGTTTTTGTAATCACTGGTCACACACCACTGGAGCAGCTGCCTCCGCAGAGGACAGGAAGGCTGGCTGATAGCAGCTCACCACAAAAATTTTCTGTGACAAAGAAAAGGCTGTGGgtggaaaagaaactgaaaataaacatgagattaaaaaatatataaaaataaagattacataaacacaaatttaaaataaatatttcttaaattaaCTAAAAACtttaagataatttaaaaataaaataacactgTGCTTTTCCTACTGGGGTCTTTGGACCTTTGGGTTTATCCTCTAATTTCCCCTATATCTGGCTGGTATGGGAGCaaatttctgcttcttcccttgcctttttttttttttttcttctttccttccccaagtgtctgaggaaaaaacccatcatTTTTACCTCTATAAAAAGGTGTTGCTTTGGGATATTGTGGCACTGACTAAAACCTGGGattaacaccaaaaaaaaacccaaaaaaccccaacaacaacaacaacaccaacacaaaagaaaaacaacaccaaaaacaacaccaccaactgagaaaagggagggaaaatgggaaaatgctTAATGTAGGCTGGAAATTGGTGGTTGTTCCATGCAGTTGCCAAAGAGTCTCAAACCTGGAGAAAATTTAGGTAGGTCTAGATGGTGTAAAAGGATGCAATCAGGAGTGGGAGGATGggctttcaggagaaaaaaaaaatcaaaataaaataaagtaacaaAATAGAATTCATTAACTGCctgcaggaaattcagattCTTACCTCTTCCTGGGCGGGAGCTGGACAACCCCTGTCCACATCAGACCTCTCTGCCCCAGGATAAAACAGAGACCAAAGATTGtgtgaaaaacagcaaaataaatcacataGAACAAAAGGCATTTCAAGTCACTCCCAGCCCATATTTTGGGGAAGAAGCACTAAATGCCACCtgtctccccctccccacctgcCTGTGGTCACACTGATCCAGCTCCTGACATGCTTCAACCTCACAGTCAAAAACCTTATTTAAAGGCTTTTTGAAATGATTATTTATTCATTGTTTTTACAGATGTTTAGCACAACCACCAAACTCAGAGATGTTTCTATGCCTCCAGGTGTGCCACCtcttcctggctgcaggacacccATTCCCTCACCACCTTCCATTTATGAGGGAAGGGTGTAgaatacatatacatatatgcatacatatacGTATACATGTAAGTATACATCTACATCTGCATCTACATatgtggtgtctctctctctcccccggagccccggctccgtttttgcctcggctagcttgagagacaaaccacagctggaaggatttttttcttcagggccctaaagatcccagagcagctgtgaaccttttcctttagacaGAGCAGGTGTCCGTCAATGGCAAgggaaagagtctgcacttgatccggggagaatcagggctttattcctGTGGTCATGCCCCAGCAGGGTCAGGACCTCCATCCCCAAGCCAACAGGCATTCCATTGCTCTTCCAGGCTTTTATCCAGGGAGAAGaagctagaggcagggacaagccactacccaatcagggacaaggtgggagtggaacagagttggattacattccagtgtgggaggatgggcggggaaaaggagcagggacaaacctcgggatgatGCATTTTGTGGGGGAACAGGGGGGCACAGAAGAGACCATTACAAAagccaatataaaaattaaatacaatataaatccAAATAATACGCAACATACATTGACATTGACATCGACATCTACAcataatgtgtgtgtgtgtgtgtgtgtgtgtgtgtgtacaaaTATAACAGCAGATAAAAGCCCCAGCCAATTCCATTTCCTGGAGCCGGATGCAGACATGAGCATGTAGTTCACAAGGCAAGGGGTTGTCCAAGGGCAGttggggctgctcctgggagctTCTGAGGAACCATGgctgaggaaataatttatgcTGATTTAAGGCATCTTGGGGATGGCTCTTCTGCTGAGAGGCATTGTGGTAAGTCCTGTTttgcagggaaaatattttgggtttcaTATTTTGGGAAGACTTTTGGATTtgtttacatttcattttcttgcttcttcATCTCCATGTTGAGGTTTCCAAGATCACAGAGAACATTGTTGTGGGTTAAATGTCTACTTAGGTGGGATCCTGGCTTGAAAAGAgtaggaaaaagagaaaggaagggatGAGAGAGGGTGACAAATATCTGGAAGCCATTTTGCTTCCAAGACTCTTCATCTGTGGGGGAAAAATCGGTGCCAAGAAACCCAACATGAACCAACAACACTTgtgttatggaaaaaaaagagccagagccaggacacttgctcctttttatgtttttgttatcaagcttggctctgggggagcttgcttgctctcttggcaacgaggaggaggaggtacacacagcttcgctccacagcaaagctggggactcccacaccCCTCGCGGGCTTTTTCCTTGCCAgggagtccgtttcgcgtcgctgatcaggggtcatccagcgatgggggactcctcctcaggtcacggcgactaaataaagctgcctCGGCGTACCCCCGTACcccttgcactagtctaaagtgcaacttcagtcctggattctactttggttctctgcttttaagAGTCTCTCATTCTTGAGTCGTTCCCAGAATTctagtgttctttttatttgcatattcagatgCTATCTGATGAATGGGAGGAGAGATACAGGTAacaaggtgaattcttaattaacaagcAAGTAAATAAGATGaataatcaatattaaaacaggaataaggcgaattctttaaacagaattagcattaacaatcttaatggaattacttaacaattaagtaactaaaacgTAGATCATTTGAACAGAACTCATTTATAACACCTGGTTGGGAAGGAAAGCTGCTGAGATTCCAGGATCTGGAACCCTGGTGGAGATGAGAGCTGGACCGACTTTTGTctcaccagctcccagctctacTAGGAGCTCTAAATTAAGCCAATTTCAAAAGGTTTCCGATCCCCTAAGCTCCATCACTGGGTGCCCAAGGGTGCTCCTGAGGATCCTGCTGCATCCCCTCCTCCACCTGAGAAACCCCCCTCACCCTAGACCTCATCAGTGGTGATTTACTTTTTTGGAGGAAGCAAAGAAGCTGTAAACTTCTGCTCAAACTCACCAGCTTGACAGAggggctctttttttttttttttttttttttttttccttccccctctaAACCCCCAgctttttcatctttcatttttttaaagcaaatgtgGCCTCTTGCAGCACATGTCTCCTGTCCATGGTGGCACAGGTTCCTTTTCATAGCTGGTGGGCTGGGGCAACTCATCTTGCTGGTCCtggtggtggtgctgagcaTGCGGGGTGAGTAACCAGCTCTTATCTACATCTCATCCTCCAGTGAGTAtccagggaggggaaaggggggggTGTTTCAGCCTTTCAGTCCCTGGAGGGGACAAGGTTTTTCTGTAGAGGTGCAATATCACCCATCAAGAGTACACCCATTTTGAATAAACCTAGATTATATGCATAGCTATCAAACAACAGTGAAGAATACCAACTGTGTTTTTCAGGCTTCCTTGAGCAACTGtatgagaaaatgaaacacagttttgtggtgtttgtaGGTTTTATCCCCAAAAAGTCTCACCCCAGACTACTGCTCCAAGTTTTTCAGGGCTCCCCACAGCCAGTGGTGACAAGCATTCCACAGCTAGGCAGTGGGATCCAGGGAAGGAACCAGCTGGAGCAGTGCAAGTTTTCATCCCTGGTGCAGTATTTCTGCAAGCCCCAAGGGGACAGCCCCACAGGTAATCCCCCTTCCCATCTGACTCTGCTGGGAGATGCTCAGGTAAGACCTTTGTGGGGGTCTTCTACTTCAAGGAGAGACCCTTAAACCCTTGGGGTTGTGTGTGCCAAGGGTTATTTGGCAAAGAGGAGTGTTGCAAGGAAGAATCCTCTTTTCCATGCAATTTTTGCTGATCCGTCCTCCTTGGAGGAGCATCatcagctgcagggaggaggttCCTCACCACTCTTCCTCCACCTCCATTGGCCAATAATGTCCTTGTGGTAACCCAGCCTCACTAactctccttttccccagtgGCTGGAAAAACCGAATTGATGTGAAAAACTCAGCAATGGGGAAAGAGCCAGAGTGTGGGATGGGTAATCCCTCAGTACCATTAGCTGGTGGCTGGGGAATAACCTGAAAACACTTTGGAGTGTCTCGtggctttttctcctcttcagcCTATGCTGGCTGCAAGCTGTGTCCCCAGGACTGGCAGCTCCACGGGGAAAGATGCTACTGGCTTTCTGAGGAATTGGGAAACTGGACTCAAGGCATGAAAAgctgtgaaaagcagaactCCCAGCTGGTGGTGCTCcaggacaagaaagaaaaggtaaataGGGAGAAGAAGGCTTGAAAAGGACATAAAAGTCCTAGatgggcagggaagaaaaaactgCCTAGCaacaggagggtttggggaagCATTCGAAGTATGGGGAACAATTTGATTGCCATGAAACCCTCCACAGACAGATTTTGGGAGCAGCTGGTCAGTTCTGTTTTCCAGGAGCACATCAAGACTGTTACAGGCAAAAGCCCACGACCAGTATGGATTGGATTAAGGTCACATCAGAAGGTGTGGAGATGGGTGGACAACACATCTTTCAACCCCAAAATGTGAGTGTATCCAGAGTCTGTTGGTGTAAACACCAACTTTGCACCATTTCAGATCCAGTTCATGCCCTGACCCATCTCTCCAAGATGTTGGGGTTTACACAAGAGTCTCATATTCCCCCCCAGCAAAGCTCTGTAGACCAAAAGTTTAGGGCCTGTGTTGGAGCACAGTAACCTCACAGCTCCCACCAGATCCATGGGATAACATGGCTTTTCTTGCTCCACACATGTTCCTTGCAGATTTTACTGCAGGCACAGCAACTCCCCTCAAATCTAGTCACCCTCCAGTAAGAAATTATGCATGCTCAGTGAGGTGGTGCATGAAAAGGGCAGAAAACCCCACCCCACCTCTCCTTTTCTGCAAGGTTTGGAGGGTTTCCTCCTCTTCAGTAATacaatttttgttttacagGCTTGGCACCGCTCTGCATGACATGTCTGAAGGGTGTGGGACACTGAGAGCCAAGGACTTTGAAGTTAATAGGTGTGATGCTGAGCACAAGTGggtttgcaaaaaaacccctttcctgctctgctctgcgaCAGCagaagatggagagaaaagTGATGCCTCCATCTGACAAACACCCACCCCAAAATGCCCATCCCTGAAGACACTTGTTGCCAATATTGGGGGTGAAATAGCCCCATCCTCACAGTTACATCTTTGCAGGAGATCCCTGGGTTTGCAAATCTCCTTACCATGAGGATGAAGACCAGTTTTGGGGGAAGATGACCCCCTGAGCTGGAGAATCAGAAAGGCCTGTGCCTTTGGCACAGTGTTGATAGAGCTGTGGCATCAATAAAGGCTTATCAAACTGGTTTGcttcaatttattgaaataaCACAGGCGAGAGCATAGGTGGTATATCATGCAAAGATCATATATAAACATTGCCAATTTCAACTCAGAAAATCTTCTGTGACTGACAGATATTACTCGTATACATCTCTCCAGGCACAGCTGAGAGTGTCAGCACACTGATGCAGGCGACTGGGTGGATGTGGGCAGCTGGGTTTTGCTCAAGTTTTGAGGATCTGGagaggtttatttttcttctgagttgtttgttgttgttgttgtttttgttgttttgggcttatttgttgtggtggttttggagaggttttctgttttggttttagtttgtttgcttgtttttgagggtttttttgggttgcAGGTTGGTGTTTTATttgattggttttgttgtttttaacaaATTCCCTCCCCACCCTTTTTTTGATCTCCTTCAAATGGTAGAGAAATCTGCCAGAGGCAGAGAAACTTCTTCAGCTCCCAATTCctagggaggggaggggaggggaggggaggggaggggaggggaggggaggggaggggaggggaggggaggggaggggaggggaggggaggggagggg
Protein-coding sequences here:
- the LOC120765609 gene encoding C-type lectin domain family 4 member M-like isoform X2: MRVFQGSPQPVVTSIPQLGSGIQGRNQLEQCKFSSLVQYFCKPQGDSPTAYAGCKLCPQDWQLHGERCYWLSEELGNWTQGMKSCEKQNSQLVVLQDKKEKEHIKTVTGKSPRPVWIGLRSHQKVWRWVDNTSFNPKMLGTALHDMSEGCGTLRAKDFEVNRCDAEHKWVCKKTPFLLCSATAEDGEKSDASI
- the LOC120765606 gene encoding C-type lectin domain family 2 member B-like isoform X2 gives rise to the protein MEMKPEARVACQVMLAVLFTALFITAIAFAVEAFQPHAQPCFQCPFDWIWYREKCYYFSEVEGNWTSSQDNCLALGASLAILDSKEDLSFVMRYKGISEHWIGLSREDVEQPWQWVNRSPLSHLFWIRGDELCAYLDDNGLSSSHCSTERSWVCNKHELQSSSKGNRMRRPPNLCVSSLGAAGRPSHSQISGAP
- the LOC120765606 gene encoding C-type lectin domain family 2 member B-like isoform X1, with product MEEIRVYSGFLGMERSKPAGHSMEMKPEARVACQVMLAVLFTALFITAIAFAVEAFQPHAQPCFQCPFDWIWYREKCYYFSEVEGNWTSSQDNCLALGASLAILDSKEDLSFVMRYKGISEHWIGLSREDVEQPWQWVNRSPLSHLFWIRGDELCAYLDDNGLSSSHCSTERSWVCNKHELQSSSKGNRMRRPPNLCVSSLGAAGRPSHSQISGAP
- the LOC120765609 gene encoding C-type lectin domain family 4 member M-like isoform X1 — encoded protein: MAEEIIYADLRHLGDGSSAERHCVFQGSPQPVVTSIPQLGSGIQGRNQLEQCKFSSLVQYFCKPQGDSPTAYAGCKLCPQDWQLHGERCYWLSEELGNWTQGMKSCEKQNSQLVVLQDKKEKEHIKTVTGKSPRPVWIGLRSHQKVWRWVDNTSFNPKMLGTALHDMSEGCGTLRAKDFEVNRCDAEHKWVCKKTPFLLCSATAEDGEKSDASI
- the LOC120765609 gene encoding killer cell lectin-like receptor subfamily B member 1B allele B isoform X3, which encodes MAEEIIYADLRHLGDGSSAERHCVFQGSPQPVVTSIPQLGSGIQGRNQLEQCKFSSLVQYFCKPQGDSPTAYAGCKLCPQDWQLHGERCYWLSEELGNWTQGMKSCEKQNSQLVVLQDKKEKEHIKTVTGKSPRPVWIGLRSHQKVWRWVDNTSFNPKMLGTALHDMSEGCGTLRAKDFEVNRHS